Proteins encoded in a region of the Mucilaginibacter sabulilitoris genome:
- a CDS encoding PAS domain-containing sensor histidine kinase: MIAETDRQRVIDAISSAMSFESGGRYDIEYTILNPELQEPRLVKAKGRALFTEQQEVKRFSGTLQDVTGERNAMQELKDANKKLEMALEQSRLSKTAAQLGTFDLDLVNGTMEWDERCRMLFGITHQDRVSYGHDFLTGLHPEDRDRVSKVIENLYNRPVSKGDYDIEYRTIGATDGKLRWIRAIGKVFFNTEDVAVRFIGSVLDITDRKLEELRKDDFISIVSHELKTPLTTLSAMIQLLKLKFEHDTEALIPGGIDKAYGQIKKMNVLINSFLDVARFQSGKIDMDCNHFYISELVKEMVDQVVFTANRTHLIDITLCEEILVYADREKIGSVLLNILSNATKFSTQGRSIEIRCYKEGDEVKISVRDEGYGISLADQEHLFEKFYRVRNKFTTNTSGFGIGLYLCRQVMDDHNGRIQVESIEGKGSTFLLTLPTATIPIISHGSN, encoded by the coding sequence GTGATAGCAGAAACGGACAGGCAAAGGGTAATCGATGCTATTAGTAGCGCGATGTCTTTTGAGTCAGGTGGCAGATATGATATTGAATATACTATTCTTAATCCCGAACTGCAGGAACCACGGCTGGTTAAAGCAAAAGGTCGGGCGCTGTTTACCGAACAGCAGGAGGTAAAACGGTTCAGCGGTACACTTCAGGATGTCACCGGTGAGCGTAATGCTATGCAAGAGCTCAAAGATGCTAACAAAAAACTTGAAATGGCACTTGAGCAATCCAGGCTGTCCAAGACAGCAGCGCAACTGGGGACCTTCGACCTGGATCTTGTTAATGGTACGATGGAATGGGATGAGCGCTGCCGTATGCTATTTGGGATTACCCACCAGGACAGGGTATCCTATGGTCACGACTTTCTAACCGGACTGCATCCTGAAGACCGGGACAGGGTCAGCAAGGTGATTGAAAATCTTTATAACAGACCGGTTAGCAAAGGGGATTACGATATTGAATATCGCACCATCGGCGCAACGGATGGCAAATTGCGCTGGATAAGGGCCATTGGAAAAGTATTTTTCAACACCGAAGATGTTGCTGTACGGTTTATCGGCTCTGTGCTCGACATTACAGATAGAAAACTGGAAGAGCTGCGCAAGGATGACTTTATCAGTATCGTCAGCCATGAGCTGAAAACACCGCTGACGACCCTTAGTGCAATGATTCAACTGCTCAAGCTCAAATTTGAACATGATACTGAAGCGCTCATCCCCGGAGGAATAGATAAAGCATATGGGCAGATCAAAAAAATGAACGTATTGATCAATAGTTTCCTCGATGTTGCCCGTTTCCAATCCGGTAAAATAGATATGGATTGCAATCATTTTTACATCAGTGAACTGGTAAAAGAGATGGTAGACCAGGTAGTCTTCACCGCCAACCGCACACATTTGATAGACATTACCCTTTGCGAAGAGATCCTGGTGTATGCCGACAGAGAAAAGATTGGCTCTGTCCTGCTCAACATACTCAGTAATGCAACCAAATTTTCTACCCAAGGCCGCAGCATTGAAATCAGATGCTATAAGGAAGGCGACGAGGTAAAGATATCCGTACGGGATGAAGGTTATGGAATTTCGCTTGCGGACCAGGAGCATCTTTTTGAAAAATTTTACCGCGTCCGTAATAAATTCACCACCAACACATCGGGTTTTGGTATTGGCCTGTACTTGTGCCGGCAGGTGATGGATGACCATAACGGCCGGATACAGGTGGAAAGCATTGAGGGTAAAGGATCAACGTTTTTGCTGACGCTGCCAACGGCAACTATACCTATTATAAGCCATGGGTCGAATTAA
- a CDS encoding Hsp20/alpha crystallin family protein: MTLVKFNPDKRNSSLLPGFSDVFDSIFNDTFFNDRMVTRVPAVNISETENNYHVELAAPGLKKEDFKLNLERNVLNIAVEQTANQEDNQKNYSKREYSYNSFVRSFTLPESADDSQINASYTDGILRIDIAKREEAKNIRRQIEIK, encoded by the coding sequence ATGACATTAGTTAAATTTAATCCCGACAAAAGAAACAGTTCACTATTACCAGGTTTTAGTGACGTGTTCGATTCTATTTTTAATGACACTTTTTTCAATGACCGTATGGTAACCCGCGTACCTGCTGTCAACATCAGCGAAACGGAAAACAACTATCATGTGGAACTGGCTGCGCCGGGCCTGAAGAAAGAAGATTTCAAACTGAACCTGGAACGCAACGTGCTGAACATTGCTGTTGAGCAAACCGCCAATCAGGAAGACAACCAGAAAAATTACAGCAAGCGCGAATACAGCTACAATTCTTTCGTGCGTTCCTTTACGCTGCCGGAAAGCGCGGATGACAGCCAGATCAACGCAAGTTATACCGATGGTATCCTCCGCATCGATATTGCCAAACGTGAAGAAGCGAAAAACATACGTAGGCAGATCGAGATAAAATAA
- a CDS encoding response regulator codes for MSTKKVFVAEDDEDIRLLIDYILKDDLYQVQLFPDVNTLKKGLSLELPDLIVLDIMLPDGDGVEICRQLKEDAATAHIPVLLMSAHRSQREIQGNTHSDGFISKPFDINRFKAKIDAYMMAS; via the coding sequence ATGTCCACGAAAAAAGTGTTTGTTGCTGAAGACGATGAGGACATTAGGTTACTCATTGATTATATCCTAAAAGATGATCTTTACCAGGTGCAGCTGTTTCCAGATGTAAACACGCTTAAGAAGGGCCTCTCCCTGGAATTACCGGATTTAATTGTACTTGATATTATGCTGCCCGACGGCGACGGCGTCGAAATCTGCCGGCAACTGAAGGAGGATGCAGCAACCGCTCATATTCCGGTTCTGCTGATGTCAGCACACCGAAGCCAGAGGGAAATCCAGGGAAATACCCATAGCGACGGATTTATTAGCAAGCCTTTTGACATCAATCGATTCAAGGCGAAGATTGATGCATATATGATGGCTTCGTGA
- a CDS encoding PAS domain S-box protein, which yields MTRLQHSQELSTLQSIFEGIDDAIFCHDLDMRITHWNPAAERLFGYSHEEIIDESVYLLIPENRQQEKSDIMRDIIEGKQIGQFKTIRRTREGVEIPVSITISPIRDQEGQVIGSSQVARSIIEENTAEEKQARLAAIVASSDDAIVGKSLQGIITSWNIGAEKMFGYTEQEAIGQHISLLIPPERLDEEDIIIGNIRAGKKVDHFQTIRRTKGGQQLHISLTVSPILNKAGEIIGASKIARNITAQKEAERSIVKSMERLEILNSISKSINEDLDLQHILQRVTDATTRLTGANFGAFFYNRVDQAGESYWLYTISGVPRTAFENFPMPRNTAIFHPTFSGEGIVRVDDITKDPRYGKNSPYFGMPEGHLPVVSYLAVPVITHSGVVIGGLFFGHQQAGIFKEEHEDLVVTVASQAAVAIDNSRLFEEVKDLSNKKDEFIALASHELKTPLTSMSGFLQILERTVPDGIAKSFAEKALKQLAKLNELVNDLFDISKIQAGKLQLNFEPFDLSDLLNEITDTFEQTHPHYNLKVSADEELIVSGDKMRLEQVLTNLLGNAVKYAPDAREVSMIAIRTGSEVRISVKDQGPGILPENQQHIFSQFYRVKEQERKTSGLGLGLYISKDIIDRHGGRIWVESTPGYGSTFTFSLPAFTS from the coding sequence ATGACCAGACTTCAGCATTCACAAGAGTTATCAACCCTGCAATCTATATTTGAAGGCATTGACGACGCGATATTTTGCCATGACCTTGATATGCGGATTACCCATTGGAATCCAGCAGCTGAACGGTTATTCGGCTATAGTCATGAGGAAATAATCGATGAATCTGTTTACCTCCTGATCCCGGAAAACCGACAGCAGGAAAAAAGTGATATCATGCGTGATATTATAGAGGGGAAGCAGATCGGGCAATTTAAAACAATTCGCAGAACCAGGGAAGGTGTTGAAATCCCCGTGTCTATAACTATTTCGCCTATCAGAGACCAGGAGGGACAGGTTATAGGATCATCACAGGTTGCCCGCAGCATCATTGAAGAAAATACTGCCGAAGAAAAGCAGGCCAGGCTGGCTGCCATTGTTGCCAGTTCGGACGATGCCATTGTCGGTAAAAGTCTGCAGGGCATCATCACCAGCTGGAATATCGGCGCGGAAAAAATGTTTGGCTATACGGAGCAGGAGGCCATTGGTCAGCATATTTCATTACTAATACCGCCGGAACGCCTGGATGAAGAAGACATTATTATCGGAAACATTCGTGCCGGAAAAAAAGTTGATCATTTCCAGACTATTCGCAGAACCAAAGGGGGGCAGCAGTTGCACATATCACTAACGGTGTCTCCCATCCTCAACAAAGCGGGCGAAATCATTGGAGCCTCCAAAATAGCCAGGAACATTACAGCGCAGAAAGAAGCGGAGCGGTCCATCGTTAAAAGTATGGAGCGTTTGGAAATCCTTAATTCGATCAGTAAAAGTATTAACGAGGACCTTGATCTGCAACACATCTTACAAAGAGTGACCGATGCTACTACCAGGCTTACCGGCGCGAATTTCGGTGCCTTCTTCTATAACCGGGTAGACCAGGCCGGCGAATCCTATTGGCTTTATACCATTTCCGGGGTGCCAAGGACGGCTTTCGAGAACTTCCCTATGCCCCGCAACACAGCTATTTTTCATCCGACCTTTAGCGGCGAGGGCATAGTCCGGGTTGATGACATTACGAAAGATCCCCGTTATGGAAAAAATTCGCCATATTTTGGTATGCCCGAAGGCCACTTACCGGTTGTGAGCTACCTGGCGGTTCCGGTTATTACTCATTCGGGCGTGGTTATCGGCGGCCTTTTCTTTGGTCACCAGCAGGCTGGCATTTTTAAAGAAGAGCATGAGGACCTGGTTGTTACCGTAGCTTCACAGGCTGCCGTTGCCATAGATAATTCCAGGCTCTTTGAGGAAGTGAAGGATCTGAGCAATAAGAAAGATGAATTTATCGCCCTGGCCTCCCATGAGCTTAAGACGCCACTGACTTCGATGAGCGGTTTTTTGCAGATATTAGAAAGAACGGTTCCGGATGGCATTGCCAAAAGTTTTGCAGAAAAGGCGCTGAAGCAATTGGCCAAGCTCAACGAGCTGGTCAATGACCTGTTTGATATATCTAAAATCCAGGCAGGTAAACTACAGTTGAATTTTGAACCTTTTGATCTTTCTGATCTTTTGAACGAGATTACTGATACGTTTGAGCAGACCCACCCCCATTATAATTTGAAAGTATCAGCAGACGAAGAGCTTATCGTGTCAGGTGATAAAATGCGATTGGAACAGGTGCTCACCAATTTACTTGGAAATGCCGTGAAGTATGCGCCGGACGCCAGGGAGGTAAGCATGATTGCTATCAGGACCGGGAGTGAGGTTCGCATCTCTGTGAAGGACCAGGGCCCTGGTATTTTGCCTGAAAACCAGCAGCACATTTTTAGCCAGTTTTACCGTGTAAAAGAACAGGAACGAAAGACCTCGGGGCTCGGCTTGGGACTTTATATATCCAAGGACATTATTGACCGGCACGGCGGGAGGATCTGGGTAGAAAGCACCCCGGGTTATGGATCGACATTTACATTTTCTCTACCAGCTTTTACAAGCTAA
- a CDS encoding single-stranded DNA-binding protein yields MSGVNKVILVGHLGKDPELRYLSDNAAVLSFPLATSEFIIKNGVKTEHIEWHNIVMRRSLAEACHRSLRKGKLIYVEGKCRTRSFEDKEGIKRYITEIIPETFTLLGRISDFEINELLENVAHSKK; encoded by the coding sequence ATGTCAGGAGTTAATAAAGTTATCCTGGTCGGCCATTTAGGAAAAGACCCGGAACTCAGGTATTTGTCGGATAACGCTGCAGTTTTAAGTTTTCCGCTTGCTACGTCCGAGTTTATCATCAAAAACGGTGTTAAAACAGAACACATAGAATGGCACAATATCGTGATGCGGCGTTCGCTGGCGGAAGCCTGTCATAGATCGCTCCGTAAAGGAAAGCTGATCTATGTAGAAGGTAAATGTCGTACCCGCTCTTTTGAAGATAAAGAAGGTATCAAACGTTACATCACAGAAATTATTCCTGAAACGTTTACCCTTTTGGGACGGATCAGTGATTTTGAAATTAATGAATTACTGGAAAATGTGGCTCATTCAAAGAAGTAG